A part of Maniola hyperantus chromosome 14, iAphHyp1.2, whole genome shotgun sequence genomic DNA contains:
- the Hpr1 gene encoding THO complex subunit 1: MSEKICFDELRIKYKDVLSKAFANSNMDLLDSFSKNVNETDRKAAMDQAFRDKLLELLVEDPETLENYVCFCIESCRRQMVTPTMPVVLLGDIFDALTLNKCEKMFTYVENGVNIWREELFFVACKNNLLRMCNDLLRRLSRSQNTVFCGRILLFLAKFFPFSERSGLNIVSEFNLENVTEFGGDNSSTLKDALDEEMVIDEEKNKHTIDYNLYCRFWSLQDFFRNPNTCYNKIQWKTFVAHSGSVLSAFSSYKLEAVELQKSKLNRLKTYNTDVEMQESKEQHYFAKFLTNQKLLELQLSDSNFRRCVLIQFLILFQYLTSTVKFKMESQELKSDQQEWVKETTSLIYRLLGETPPDGKQFAECVKSILKREEHWNSWKNDGCPEFQKPKPPVQSESTEEVRKTKKRRRPVGDIIKEYETQDKFFMGNNELTKLWNLAPDNLAACRTKERDFMPSLESYMLSGAGAPATDGAGGWAWRALRLLARRSPHFFVHTNNPIGRLPDYLEDMVKRISREAAANAASNNSNGDSDKAIKQEPTDEEMCEEQIETDIIKEEDATDMDAVTDPTHTGEDDEKTTCSRVTMITPSQLDVLAAKLTEWKKLAAKLGYRPDEIQFFETENATDASRAKNMLTLWFDDDEDASVENLLYIMEGLKMADACEALRSVM; encoded by the exons ATGTCTGAGAAAATATGTTTCGACGAACTTCGGATCAAATACAAG GATGTCCTCTCCAAAGCTTTCGCAAACAGCAACATGGATTTACTGGACTCATTTTCGAAGAACGTTAACGAAACGGACAGAAAAGCAGCGATGGACCAAGCGTTCCGTGACAAACTTCTCGAATTACTTGTAGAAGACCCTGAGACTTTGGAAAATTACGTCTGTTTCTGCATAGAGTCGTGTAGACGACAGATGGTAACACCTACCATGCCTGTAGTTCTTCTTGGCGATATTTTTGACGCGCTCACCCtaaataaatgtgaaaaaatgtTCACTTACGTCGAAAATGGTGTAAATATCTGGCGGGAAGAGCTATTCTTTGTCGCTTGTAAGAACAACCTGCTTAGAATGTGCAATGATTTGCTGAGACGGTTGTCTAGATCACAAAACACTGTATTTTGTGGACGGATATTGTTATTCCTTGCAAAATTCTTTCCTTTTTCGGAACGTTCGGGACTTAATATTGTTTCTGAGTTTAATCTTGAAAATGTGACTGAGTTTGGAGGTGACAATTCGAGTACGTTAAAAGACGCCTTGGATGAGGAGATGGTTATAGATGAGGAGAAAAATAAACACACAATAGATTACAACTTGTACTGCAGGTTTTGGAGCTTGCAAGACTTTTTCAGGAATCCAAATACATGCTACAATAAAATTCAGTGGAAAACATTTGTTGCA CATTCTGGCAGTGTACTGTCAGCATTCTCATCTTACAAGCTCGAAGCTGTTGAACTACAGAAGTCTAAGCTGAACAGACTTAAGACGTACAACACTGATGTGGAAATGCAGGAAAGTAAAGAACAACACTACTTTGCCAAATTCCTGACCAATCAAAAGCTTCTGGAGTTGCAGTTGTCCGATTCTAACTTCAGAAGATGTGTCCTaatacaatttttgatattatttcaatatttgacATCTACAGTTAAGTTCAAAAT GGAATCTCAAGAACTAAAATCTGACCAGCAAGAGTGGGTGAAGGAAACCACATCATTGATATACAGACTACTGGGTGAGACTCCACCGGACGGGAAGCAGTTTGCAGAGTGTGTTAAAAGCATACTCAAGAGAGAGGAACATTGGAACAGCTGGAAAAACGATGGGTGCCCAG AATTTCAAAAACCCAAGCCGCCGGTTCAATCTGAGAGCACTGAAGAAGTGAGAAAAACCAAGAAACGACGGCGGCCAGTCGGTGACATAATCAAAGAATATGAAACGCAAGATAAATTCTTTATGGGGAA cAATGAGCTCACAAAGTTGTGGAACCTGGCTCCAGACAACCTTGCCGCTTGCCGGACAAAGGAAAGGGATTTTATGCCTTCATTAG AGTCGTACATGCTGAGCGGTGCGGGCGCGCCCGCGACGGACGGCGCGGGCGGCTGGGCGTGGCGCGCGCTGCGCCTGCTGGCGCGGCGCTCGCCACACTTCTTCGTGCACACCAACAACCCCATCGGACGACTGCCTGACTATCTCGAGGACATG GTGAAGCGAATATCCCGCGAAGCAGCCGCCAATGCCGCGTCCAATAACTCTAACGGCGACAGCGACAAGGCTATTAAACAg gAGCCTACCGATGAAGAAATGTGCGAAGAGCAAATAGAAACGGACATCATCAAAGAAGAAGATGCGACCGATATGGATGCT GTGACAGATCCAACACACACAGGCGAAGACGACGAAAAAACAACTTGCTCCAGAGTGACCATGATAACCCCATCACAGCTCGACGTGTTAGCCGCCAAGCTGACCGAATGGAAAAAGCTAGCCGCTAAGCTAGGCTACAGACCCGATGAAATACAATTCTTCGAGACAGAAAACGCCACAGATGCTAGCAGGGCAAAGAACATGCTCACACTATGGTTCGACGACGACGAAGACGCCTCTGTGGAGAACCTACTCTATATCATGGAAGGATTAAAGATGGCCGACGCTTGTGAGGCATTGAGAAGCGTTATGTGA